In Leptolyngbya sp. O-77, the genomic window ATCATGGCCACGGCCGCCATCTCGCCAATCGTGCCCGACACCACGATAAACGGCAAATCCATCCCGCTTTGCTGAAGAATACTCAGCGCTGCGGGTGCGTCAAACCCTGGCAACCGATAGTCTGAAATGACTACATCCCAGGGGCGCGATGCCAGCGCCGCCCGAAACTGGTCGGCTGTCTGCACGCGCTCCCATTCCACACTAAAGCCGTCTTGCCGCAGCGCCCGCAGCACTAGCAGCGCATCGTCTTCAGAATCTTCGACCATCAGCACAATCAGTGGCTCACTCATGCCAGCGAACTCCCAGGCAAACTTTCTGGGGGTGGCTCATTAATGAGCGCCCAATATAAACCCAACTGGCGTACGGCTTCGGTAAACTGCTCAAACTCAACGGGCTTTCGCACGTAGCTATTGGCTCCCAAACTGTAGCTTTCAATAATGTCGCGATCTTCGCTAGAAGAGGTCAAGATTACGACGGGCTGGAGGCGAGTGCGCTCGTTAGCCCGAATGCGGCGCAGCACTTGTAAACCATCAATTTTGGGCAGCTTTAAATCAAGCAGCACCACGCACGGCAATAGTTCCAGTCCAAACAGCAGGTTCAAGGCTTCTTCCCCATTCCGAGCAATCAAGATTTCATTGGCTAGGTTGCCCCGGCGCAGCGCTCGGAGCGTCAGGCGTTCGTCATCCGGATTGTCTTCGACAAGGAGGATAGGGCGCAGGGAACTCATAGATCAGATCTTGCCTCAAGTCTTGCCTCAATCACGGGAGTGGGAAACGTGAAATAAAAGGTGGCTCCTTGCTCAACTGCGGCCTCTGCCCAGACCTGACCACCGTGGCGATGGATAATGCGCTGGACAGTCGCCAGCCCAATG contains:
- a CDS encoding response regulator gives rise to the protein MSSLRPILLVEDNPDDERLTLRALRRGNLANEILIARNGEEALNLLFGLELLPCVVLLDLKLPKIDGLQVLRRIRANERTRLQPVVILTSSSEDRDIIESYSLGANSYVRKPVEFEQFTEAVRQLGLYWALINEPPPESLPGSSLA